In Methanothermobacter sp., the genomic stretch TATAGAGGAGGAGGCAGTTAAATCAGTGTCTTGAGTTTGAAGTGAGCCCCCTATTGGTATCTTATCTGAGGAGGCGGTTAAGTCAGTACCTTGAGAGGAACCTCATGAGCTTGTATACACCATCCGTTGAGGGGTGTGTCTCCACGAATTCCTCAAATTCATACATTGAAACACCCATTCGCATGAGCAGTGAAAGATAGGGCATTATCAACCTGGCACCCGGTGCAACAGAGTACACTGCAGTTGCAGTGCCATCATCCTGGATTCTAACCTTATTTAACCCTGTTTTCCCCTCAGAAACACTCCAAAATGAACCTGGACCTGCAAGACCCGGTATAACAGCCTCCCTACCCTCAGAATCCCCGGTTTCGATGAAGCCAACATCGTACCCCAGTGATATTGCGTAGGGAAGGTAGCGGTAGTCAATTCGCCTCTCAACACCCGCTGCATTGAGCCCTGCCACCACACCCTCCATCCTTGCAACGGGTGTTGTTCCGTGGCCACCTGTAACGTCGCCTGCCGCGTATACGTGTTTTCTTGAGGTCTCCATACGTTCATTAACCTTAACTGCACCGTTTTCTCTGAGCTCAACGAACCCATCAAGGAACTCTGAGTTTGGCCTCTGACCTGTTGCAAGGAGGGTGAGGCCCTCAATGCGGCCGGCTGATGTTTCGGTACCATCCTCATCTATTGAGGTGGTGGATGTATTCTCAAGGATTCTGACGTCTTTCAGAAGTTTCCTCATAACGTAATCCCTGATGAGGGGGTCAAGTTTGCCAAGGAACTCGCTTCTTGATACCACGGTCACATCTGATCCAAGGGAGGAGAATATGCCTGCAAATTCAGCTGCAATTACACCCCCACCTATTATCACGAGTTTTTCCGGGATCCTCTCAAGATCCAGCACATCCCTGTAGGTTATGGCTTTTTCAGCGCCTTCAATGGGTGGGATGCTGGGCCTGGCCCCTGTTGCTATTATGAGCCTGTCATAGGGGAATTCATCATCCCCTGCGATTACCCTACCTTCTGAGACCTCTGCGTCGGCGTATATTATCTCAACACCAGCATCAAGTGTCTCCCTTTCTGTAACATGCCTTATCCTGCTGAGTGTTTCCCTAACACCAGCTGCTATTCTACTGTAGTCTGCAGAGTATTCAAGGTCAACGACACCGAGATCCCTGAGCCTGCAGGCTTCATCCAGGAATCTTGCAACGTCGTTCAGACCACACACAACCATACATCCCTCATTCAGGCATGTTCCCCCGATGAATTTCCTTTCAAGGATTGTAACGTCGTTTTCAAGGGCTGCAAGTTCCATGGCCGCGGCCCTTCCTGCGGGACCTCCCCCTATCACAACACACTTCATAGGACGCACCTGTATTAATTCTGAATGATTATTTCCCACAAATCTTTATATGTCACAAATCTTTATCTAATTACTGACAGTGTAATTTTTTGACTTTAATCCTATTAATTTGGAGAGGGTTATTGAATGTGTATTGCAGCACCTGCTCAGATTATTGAAATTGACAGTGAGGATAATGTTGCCACCGTCGACTTTGGTGGTGTGAGGCAACAGGTGAAACTTGATCTTGTGGATGACGTTGAGGAGGGCAAGTATGTGCTTGTTCACTCAGGCTACGCCATTGAGGTCATGTCTGACGAGGCGGCCAGGGAGTCCCTGGAGGCCTGGGATGAACTTCTGAAGGCCCTTGAAGAGGAGGATAACCTGGAAATTTGAATTTCCAGGATTCCATTTAATTTTAAAGGTTCTGGTTTATTCTTTGCTGCTTTGGTGTACTGAAGTCCTTCAGTATATCGACACCCTTTTAACACCATCTATTTTCAGGAATTCCCTGAGTAGACTGCCGGGGATAGGTTTTTCTGTTATTATGGTTAGTTTCGGATTTTCATCCAGTTCAGGGTCCCCTGCATGGGCTTGCCTTATGCTTATACCGCTATTGGATATCAGCTCTGCAGCAGCGGCAAGTATCCCGGGGTTACGGGCTTCTGCCTCTATCTCCACAACACCAAAGTCAAGTTCGGCTGCAGCGTCCCTCAGGAGTGCCCCTGCGGGTCTGAGGTTCTGGAATATCCCCCTGAGTTTTTCATCCTCCAGGATGGTTTCTGCTGTTGCCCTTACTGTTCTCCTGTCAACACCTATGGCCCTTGCAAGGGCAACGTCATTTATTTCAACGTCATCACAGTAGACCTTTCCATCAGGGTCTATTCTGAGTCCCAGCTCTATGATCTTCCTTGCAACATCCATTCTCGACGGGTATCTTTCGAATCTGTGCTTTATCTGATTCCACATAACAACACCACATCAATGTACATTATTATACAGGCAAGATTTAAATAGTACTTTCATGTATAAGTACTTTGTGGATTAATTAAGGTGATATGAATGCATGGGAGTGAATGTTTTTGGCATTATAAACCTGGAAAAACCCATAAAAGAAAAACTGGAATTCAGAGAACCCTTTGAAGTATTCAAAAGTATCTATTCTGAATATGAGTCTTCATTCCTTCTGGAGTCCATGGAAAGTGACACTGGACTTGCAAGGTACTCATTCATTG encodes the following:
- a CDS encoding HypC/HybG/HupF family hydrogenase formation chaperone yields the protein MCIAAPAQIIEIDSEDNVATVDFGGVRQQVKLDLVDDVEEGKYVLVHSGYAIEVMSDEAARESLEAWDELLKALEEEDNLEI
- a CDS encoding amino acid-binding protein yields the protein MWNQIKHRFERYPSRMDVARKIIELGLRIDPDGKVYCDDVEINDVALARAIGVDRRTVRATAETILEDEKLRGIFQNLRPAGALLRDAAAELDFGVVEIEAEARNPGILAAAAELISNSGISIRQAHAGDPELDENPKLTIITEKPIPGSLLREFLKIDGVKRVSIY
- a CDS encoding NAD(P)/FAD-dependent oxidoreductase is translated as MKCVVIGGGPAGRAAAMELAALENDVTILERKFIGGTCLNEGCMVVCGLNDVARFLDEACRLRDLGVVDLEYSADYSRIAAGVRETLSRIRHVTERETLDAGVEIIYADAEVSEGRVIAGDDEFPYDRLIIATGARPSIPPIEGAEKAITYRDVLDLERIPEKLVIIGGGVIAAEFAGIFSSLGSDVTVVSRSEFLGKLDPLIRDYVMRKLLKDVRILENTSTTSIDEDGTETSAGRIEGLTLLATGQRPNSEFLDGFVELRENGAVKVNERMETSRKHVYAAGDVTGGHGTTPVARMEGVVAGLNAAGVERRIDYRYLPYAISLGYDVGFIETGDSEGREAVIPGLAGPGSFWSVSEGKTGLNKVRIQDDGTATAVYSVAPGARLIMPYLSLLMRMGVSMYEFEEFVETHPSTDGVYKLMRFLSRY